A single region of the Polyodon spathula isolate WHYD16114869_AA chromosome 12, ASM1765450v1, whole genome shotgun sequence genome encodes:
- the gpr137c gene encoding integral membrane protein GPR137C has translation MLLTDTQVSSSACTSVSDSADEPVRAAVPPAVELGLTVVYTSLYSLLFVFVYLQLWLILHYGHRRFSFQSVFLFLCLLWSALRTTLFSFYFKNVVQANQLQPVPFWLLYCFPVCLQFFTLCLLNLYFAQVMFKAKAKYSPELNKYKVPLQLVFLFMSLFFLVVNVTCAMLLQGSVPDGELRHAVLARVLINDSLFILCAVSLAVCIFRIAKMSSANVYLESKGTSVCQATATGAAVILLYTSRACYNLVVVALSPEDRPSSFNYGWYNISDQADVEKISGEAYVVFGIILFFWELLPTSLVVVFFRVQRPNQNLTSGGMINSHSFSSRAYFFDNPRRYDSDDDLSRSVGSRGERNSILSSTPQSGSGWYGTIRRNGSFTVVPHLLNGPPAATAPLLLAYGNVQNSHHNYYSTPQNLCSTPQNLCSTPQNHCSTPQI, from the exons ATGTTGTTGACAGACACCCAGGTCAGTTCGAGTGCTTGTACATCAGTGTCAGACAGCGCGGATGAGCCCGTCCGAGCCGCGGTCCCGCCGGCGGTGGAGCTGGGGCTGACGGTGGTCTACACCAGCCTCTACTCGCtgctgtttgtatttgtttatttgcagcTCTGGTTGATACTGCATTACGGCCACAGGCGCTTCAGTTTCCAGAGCGTATTTCTGTTCCTTTGCCTGCTCTGGTCCGCGCTCAGGACTACACTTTTCTCCTTTTATTTCAAAAACGTCGTCCAGGCGAACCAGCTGCAGCCCGTCCCTTTCTGGTTGTTGTACTGCTTTCCCGTCTGCTTGCAGTTCTTCACCTTGTGTCTGCTCAACCTTTATTTTGCACAG gtcatGTTTAAAGCCAAAGCTAAATATTCTCCAGAGCTCAACAAATACAA GGTGCCGCTGCAGCTGGTCTTCCTGTTCATGAGCCTCTTCTTCCTGGTGGTGAACGTGACGTGTGCCATGCTGCTGCAGGGCAGCGTGCCGGACGGGGAGCTCAGGCACGCCGTCCTGGCCAGGGTGCTCATCAATGACAGCCTCTTCATCCTCTGCGCTGTCTCACTCGCCGTCTGCATCTTCAGGATCGCCAAGATGTCCTCTGCCAACGTCTACCTCGAGTCCAAA GGCACATCTGTGTGTCAAGCCACTGCAACAGGGGCGGCAGTGATCCTGCTCTACACCTCCAGAGCCTGCTATAACCTGGTGGTGGTGGCTCTGTCTCCCGAGGACCGGCCCAGCTCCTTCAACTACGGCTGGTACAACATCTCCGACCAG GCGGATGTGGAGAAGATCAGCGGGGAGGCCTACGTGGTGTTCGGGATCATCCTCTTCTTCTGGGAGCTCCTCCCTACCAGCCTGGTGGTGGTCTTCTTCAGAGTGCAGCGGCCCAATCAGAACCTG ACGTCCGGAGGAATGATAAACAGCCATAGTTTCAGCTCCAGAGCGTATTTTTTTGATAACCCACGCCGCTACGACAGCGATGACGACTTGTCTCGGAGCGTGGGATCCCGGGGAGAGAGGAACAG TATCCTGTCCTCCACGCCGCAGTCGGGATCCGGCTGGTACGGAACGATCCGGAGGAACGGCAGCTTCACTGTGGTGCCACACCTGCTGAACGGGCCCCCCGCCGCCACGGCCCCACTTCTACTGGCCTATGGCAACGTGCAGAACAGCCACCACAACTACTACTCAACACCGCAGAACCTCTGCTCCACTCCGCAGAACCTCTGCTCCACTCCGCAGAACCACTGCTCCACTCCGCAGATCTAG
- the LOC121323771 gene encoding thioredoxin domain-containing protein 16-like produces the protein MVIGFKVDISVFLICLQEQNNTAVNLQSCDRGAGQHRGRLRSHRINIKRFFSKLWIPGKLLSYILAMQTEVSADPADVKAVHNHLQCPVLFLFTQRETLALDRSTAESVARRLRGEAGVVLVHRDHPGVNVPAGHNVAYRLPAEGSRVKYLTLQDVEGVVRLFTEGDRVGLEEEEEEELEEHWSVLDILDDDVSESV, from the exons ATGGTAATTGGTTTTAAAgtagacatttctgtttttttaatttgtttacaagaacaaaacaatactgcagtTAATTTGCAAAGTTGTGACCGGGGTGCGGGGCAGCACAGAGGCCGACTCCGATCTCACAGAATTAACATCAAACGGTTTTTTTCAAAGTTGTGGATTCCGGGAAAGCTTCTTTCATATATTTTGGCGATGCAG ACGGAAGTCTCTGCAGACCCTGCTGATGTGAAGGCGGTGCACAACCATCTCCAGTGCCCCGTGCTCTTCCTGTTCACTCAGAGAGAGACGCTCGCGCTGGACAGGAGCACGGCTGAGTCTGTTGCCCGGAGACTGAGGGGAGAGGCGGGGGTGGTTCTGGTGCACAG GGATCACCCAGGAGTGAATGTTCCTGCAGGACACAACGTGGCATACCGGCTGCCAGCAGAG GGCTCCCGTGTGAAGTACCTGACCCTGCAGGACGTGGAGGGGGTGGTGAGGCTCTTCACAGAGGGGGACAGGGTggggctggaggaggaggaggaggaggagctggaggagcaCTGGTCTGTTTTAG ATATTTTGGATGACGATGTGTCTGAGTCTGTGTAG